A single Panthera uncia isolate 11264 chromosome E2 unlocalized genomic scaffold, Puncia_PCG_1.0 HiC_scaffold_19, whole genome shotgun sequence DNA region contains:
- the CCNP gene encoding LOW QUALITY PROTEIN: cyclin-P (The sequence of the model RefSeq protein was modified relative to this genomic sequence to represent the inferred CDS: inserted 2 bases in 1 codon) translates to MRAGTFKAPATGPQLQREEVGRWARVSTPAWRMLSPAASPDPEPPSVPVPDSIGEGASVSPGRQARPPGPCVPPGLAEALSALGLAGEREYAGDIFAEVMVCHALPRRALPRAVTPEMRALVVDWLIQVHEYLGLAGDTLYLAVHLLDSYLRAGRVRLQRLQLLGVACLFVACKMEERVLPECASLCLLGAGSFSRAELLRAERRILSRLDFRLHHPGPLLCLGLLAALAGSSPQVTLFATYFLELSLLEAEAAGWEPGRRAAAALSLAHRLLDGAGSGLEPALYRYGSRDLHSWSVFIFLLKKXIFFNVYF, encoded by the exons ATGCGTGCAGGCACGTTTAAAGCGCCCGCCACAGGTCCTCAGCTCCAGCGGGAAGAGGTTGGGCGCTGGGCTCGGGTCTCGACGCCAGCCTGGAGGATGCTG AGTCCCGCTGCCTCGCCCGACCCCGAGCCTCCGAGCGTCCCGGTCCCCGACAGCATCGGCGAGGGCGCGAGCGTGTCTCCAGGACGCCAGGCGCGGCCCCCGGGGCCCTGCGTGCCGCCCGGGCTGGCGGAGGCGCTGAGCGCGCTGGGACTGGCGGGAGAGCGCGAGTACGCTGGGGACATCTTCGCCGAAGTCATG GTGTGCCACGCGCTGCCCCGGAGGGCCCTGCCCCGCGCTGTGACCCCGGAGATGCGCGCGCTGGTGGTGGACTGGCTGATCCAGGTGCAC GAGTACCTGGGCCTGGCGGGGGACACGCTCTACCTGGCGGTGCACCTGCTCGATTCCTACCTGCGCGCCGGCAGAGTGCGCCTCCAGCGCCTGCAGCTGCTGGGCGTGGCCTGCCTGTTCGTGGCCTGCAAAATGGAGGAACGCGTGCTTCCCGAG tgtgcctccctctgcctcctgggcGCTGGCTCCTTCTCGCGGGCCGAGCTCCTGCGCGCAGAGCGCCGCATCCTGAGCCGCTTGGATTTCCGGCTGCACCACCCCGGCCCGCTACTCTGCCTCGGGCTCCTCGCCGCGCTGGCCGGGAGCAGCCCCCAG GTGACGCTCTTTGCCACCTATTTTCTGGAGCTGTCTCTGCTGGAGGCCGAGGCAGCGGGATGGGAGCCGGGTCGGCGCGCAGCTGCGGCGCTGAGCCTGGCGCATCGCTTGCTCGACGGGGCGGGCTCAGGCCTGGAGCCGGCGCTTTACAGGTATGGCTCCAGGGACCTACATTCCTggtcagtctttatttttctacttaaaaa tattttttttaatgtttatttttga
- the TTC9B gene encoding tetratricopeptide repeat protein 9B — translation MQRGALSPVLMLSAAPEPPPRPPPALSPPGPGPRHGSARPSPAPEPSGGLGAALDSSLRAAVAFKAEGQRCYREKKFREAIGKYHRALLQLKAAQGARPGGLPAPAPGPASSPGPARLSEEQRRLVENTEVECYDSLTACLLQSELVNYERVREYCLKVLEKQQGNFKATYRAGIAFYHLGDYARALRYLQEARSREPTDTNVLRYIQLTQLKMNRRSLQREDSGAGAGAGAGPGNRDVIG, via the exons ATGCAGCGCGGCGCGCTGTCCCCGGTGCTGATGCTCAGCGCTGCCCCGGAGCCTCCGCCGCGCCCGCCTCCCGCCCTCTCCCCGCCGGGCCCGGGCCCCCGCCATGGCTCGGCtcggcccagccctgccccagagcCGTCGGGAGGCCTGGGCGCGGCGCTCGACAGCAGCCTGCGGGCCGCCGTGGCGTTCAAGGCGGAGGGCCAGCGCTGCTACCGAGAGAAGAAGTTCCGGGAAGCCATCGGCAAGTATCACCGGGCACTGCTGCAGCTGAAGGCGGCGCAGGGAGCCCGCCCTGGAGGtctgcccgcccccgcccccgggcccgcCAGCAGCCCGGGGCCAGCCCGCCTCAGCGAGGAGCAGCGGCGCCTGGTGGAGAACACGGAGGTGGAATGTTATGACTCTCTCACGG CCTGCCTGCTGCAGTCGGAGCTGGTGAACTATGAGCGGGTGCGCGAGTACTGTCTCAAGGTCCTGGAGAAGCAGCAGGGCAACTTCAAGGCCACCTACCGCGCTGGCATTGCCTTCTACCACCTGGGCGACTATGCACGCGCGCTGCGCTACCTGCAGGAGGCCCGCAGCCGGGAGCCCACAG ACACCAATGTCCTGCGCTACATCCAGCTGACCCAGCTGAAGATGAACCGTCGCAGCCTCCAGCGGGAAGACAgtggggccggggctggggccggggcggggccagggAATCGGGATGTCATAGGCTAA